From a region of the Arachis ipaensis cultivar K30076 chromosome B09, Araip1.1, whole genome shotgun sequence genome:
- the LOC107618130 gene encoding importin subunit alpha-2 yields MSYRPTGNSRTDVRRSRYKVAVDAEEGRRRREDTMVEIRKNRREESLQKKRREGLQAQQIPASAQSTVLEKKLEHLPTMVAGVYSDDNSLQLEATTQFRKLLSIERCPPIEEVIQAGVVSRFVEFLSRDDFPQLQFEAAWALTNIASGTSENTKVVIDHGAVPIFVRLLASPSDDVREQAVWALGNVAGDSPRCRDLVLSHGALLPLLAQLNEHAKLSMLTNATWTLSNFCRGKPQPPFDQVKPALPALASLIHSNDEEVLTDACWALSYLSDGTNDKIQAVIEAGVCPRLVELLMHPSPSVLIPALRTVGNIVTGDDMQTQVIINHQALPCLLNLLSNNFKKSIKKEACWTISNITAGNKQQIQAVIESNIIGHLVSLLQNAEFDIKKEAAWAISNATSGGSHEQIKYLVSQGCIKPLCDLLICPDPRIVTVCLEGLENILKVGETNKNMGTIGDVNLYAQMIDDAEGLEKIENLQSHDNTEIYEKAVKILETYWLEGDDETMPPGDGSQPGFNFGGSDGPAVPPGGFNF; encoded by the exons ATGTCGTATCGCCCAACCGGAAATTCAAGGACCGATGTCCGCCGGAGCCGCTATAAGGTGGCTGTGGACGCCGAGGAGGGTCGCCGGCGTCGAGAAGACACCATGGTGGAGATCAGGAAGAACCGAAGGGAAGAGAGCTTGCAGAAGAAGCGGCGCGAGGGTCTCCAAGCACAGCAGATTCCCGCTTCCGCACAATCCACTGTGCTAGAGAAGAAG TTGGAACACCTACCTACGATGGTTGCAGGTGTTTATTCTGATGATAATAGCCTGCAGCTGGAAGCAACAACTCAGTTCCGGAAGTTGCTTTCGATCG AGCGTTGTCCGCCGATTGAGGAGGTTATACAGGCTGGTGTGGTTTCTAGGTTTGTTGAATTTCTTTCGAGGGATGACTTTCCGCAGTTGCAG tttgaggcAGCCTGGGCTTTGACAAATATAGCTTCTGGAACATCTGAAAACACCAAAGTGGTCATTGATCATGGAGCTGTCCCTATTTTTGTAAGGCTCCTTGCTTCTCCCAGTGATGATGTCCGTGAACAG GCAGTGTGGGCCTTAGGAAATGTTGCTGGGGATTCTCCTAGATGCCGTGATCTTGTACTTAGTCATGGTGCACTGCTTCCTCTGTTGGCACAATTGAATGAACATGCCAAACTTTCCATGCTTACGAATGCTACCTGGACACTTTCAAACTTCTGCAGGGGGAAGCCACAGCCTCCTTTTGATCAG GTGAAACCTGCTCTTCCTGCCCTTGCTAGTCTTATCCATTCAAATGATGAAGAAGTCTTGACAGATGCTTGTTGGGCACTTTCATATCTTTCTGATGGTACAAATGACAAAATTCAAGCTGTAATTGAAGCTGGTGTCTGTCCCCGGCTAGTTGAGCTTTTAAT GCACCCATCCCCTTCAGTTCTAATTCCTGCTCTTCGTACAGTTGGAAATATTGTCACTGGAGATGATATGCAAACTCAG GTTATCATCAACCATCAAGCTCTTCCTTGCCTTCTTAATCTGTTgtctaataattttaaaaaaagcaTCAAGAAGGAAGCTTGTTGGACCATATCGAACATCACAGCTGGTAATAAACAGCAGATTCAG GCTGTAATTGAGTCTAATATAATTGGTCATTTGGTCAGCCTGCTTCAAAATGCTGAGTTTGACATCAAGAAAGAGGCTGCTTGGGCTATATCAAATGCTACATCTGGTGGATCTCATGAACAAATCAA GTACTTGGTAAGCCAAGGGTGTATCAAGCCCTTGTGCGATCTTCTCATCTGTCCTGATCCTAGAATTGTGACAGTTTGTCTGGAAGGACTGGAAAACATCTTGAAGGTGggagaaactaataaaaatatgggcACTATTGGTGATGTGAATCTATATGCCCAAATGATTGACGATGCGGAGGGTTTGGAGAAAATTGAGAACCTTCAGAGTCATGATAACACAGAGATTTATGAAAAGGCAGTGAAGATTCTTGAAACATACTGGTTGGAGGGAGATGACGAGACTATGCCTCCAGGGGATGGTTCACAACCAGGGTTTAACTTTGGTGGCTCTGATGGTCCTGCTGTGCCACCCGGTGGATTCAACTTTTAA